The following are from one region of the Rhipicephalus microplus isolate Deutch F79 chromosome 1, USDA_Rmic, whole genome shotgun sequence genome:
- the LOC142807379 gene encoding uncharacterized protein LOC142807379 isoform X2 → MRGLRRLSGLELRQLADRVVGQSPMRQVAWCDLAPLCVPHRLHELLLDRLLIAHCDLRALLGVVEPSVLTRLRVTRIRCTCQAERNVGSGLRPGLGEACATQSDQDVERLAILLAQAKFLQELDTDMPVNVRRLSTSGPYEALKLLRLVRFVSPSSPGARPMFCRYFLSKNELTSLLQQMPALRELRCDASQAIGWLEEAEMELLARLEVVHLLHEVAGAKTSREEPFAPGAQFLVAHCPNVRELVFRVARPGDLRPLCALRHLERLCLCYGGRGGRAFLDESLLDALGDTATNLRHLDLPTEAHLRPQTLADACPALESLVARCFLRRINQALVPRTRPSTRATIRPLSSLVEVELVTLRDAAALMPLCPELRTITLTLPHMDPADAQQLADMCDRCPKLERITLNLMGSYSHRTVVHFLQRVARVPQVQVFVVKTPDVYAEHNNAGAANQSL, encoded by the exons ATGCGCGGGCTGCGGCGCTTATCGGGTCTGGAGCTTCGGCAGTTGGCCGACAGGGTGGTCGGCCAGTCTCCCATGCGCCAGGTGGCATGGTGCGACCTGGCGCCCCTCTGCGTGCCCCACAGGCTGCACGAACTGCTGCTCGACAGGCTGCTCATCGCGCACTGCGACCTGCGAGCTTTGCTGGGAGTCGTCGAGCCATCGGTGCTGACGCGGCTGCGCGTCACCAGG ATTCGGTGCACGTGCCAGGCGGAGAGAAACGTCGGCAGTGGCCTGCGTCCAGGACTGGGCGAGGCGTGCGCGACGCAGAGCGATCAGGACGTGGAGCGGCTGGCGATACTTCTTGCCCAGGCCAAATTCCTGCAAGAGCTGGACACCGACATGCCAGTCAACGTGAGGCGTCTGTCGACGTCCGGTCCGTACGAGGCCCTGAAGCTACTCCGCCTGGTGCGGTTTGTGTCGCCGTCGAGCCCCGGGGCGCGCCCGATGTTTTGCCGATACTTCCTGTCGAAGAACGAGTTAACCTCGCTGCTCCAGCAGATGCCCGCGCTGCGCGAGCTGCGCTGTGACGCGTCGCAAGCCATAGGTTGGCTGGAAGAGGCCGAGATGGAGTTGCTCGCGCGTCTGGAAGTAGTCCACCTGCTGCACGAAGTGGCCGGGGCGAAGACCTCCAGGGAGGAGCCCTTTGCGCCCGGCGCGCAGTTTCTTGTCGCGCACTGCCCCAACGTAAGAGAG CTTGTATTTCGTGTGGCCAGACCAGGCGACCTCCGTCCCTTGTGCGCACTGCGGCATCTCGAACGTTTGTGCTTGTGCTACGGTGGCCGAGGTGGGCGCGCCTTCTTGGACGAGTCCCTGCTTGATGCGCTGGGTGACACCGCGACCAACCTGCGTCACTTGGACCTGCCCACCGAGGCGCACTTACGACCTCAA ACGCTGGCGGACGCTTGTCCGGCACTGGAATCGCTGGTAGCGCGGTGCTTCCTCCGACGGATCAACCAGGCGCTGGTTCCCCGCACACGCCCTTCAACACGTGCCACCATCAGGCCTCTGTCCTCGCTGGTGGAGGTCGAACTGGTCACCCTGAGGGACGCCGCAGCGCTGATGCCGCTATGCCCCGAGCTGCGCACCATCACGCTTACGCTGCCGCACATGGATCCCGCCGACGCGCAGCAGCTGGCCGACATGTGCGATCGCTGCCCGAAACTCGAGCGCATCACGCTCAACCTGATGGGCTCCTACTCACACCGCACGGTTGTCCACTTCCTGCAACGCGTGGCACGCGTGCCACAG GTACAAGTCTTCGTCGTGAAAACGCCAGACGTGTATGCAGAACACAACAATGCGGGTGCTGCCAACCAAAGTCTATGA
- the LOC142807379 gene encoding uncharacterized protein LOC142807379 isoform X3, translating into MRGLRRLSGLELRQLADRVVGQSPMRQVAWCDLAPLCVPHRLHELLLDRLLIAHCDLRALLGVVEPSVLTRLRVTRIRCTCQAERNVGSGLRPGLGEACATQSDQDVERLAILLAQAKFLQELDTDMPVNVRRLSTSGPYEALKLLRLVRFVSPSSPGARPMFCRYFLSKNELTSLLQQMPALRELRCDASQAIGWLEEAEMELLARLEVVHLLHEVAGAKTSREEPFAPGAQFLVAHCPNVRETLADACPALESLVARCFLRRINQALVPRTRPSTRATIRPLSSLVEVELVTLRDAAALMPLCPELRTITLTLPHMDPADAQQLADMCDRCPKLERITLNLMGSYSHRTVVHFLQRVARVPQVQVFVVKTPDVYAEHNNAGAANQSL; encoded by the exons ATGCGCGGGCTGCGGCGCTTATCGGGTCTGGAGCTTCGGCAGTTGGCCGACAGGGTGGTCGGCCAGTCTCCCATGCGCCAGGTGGCATGGTGCGACCTGGCGCCCCTCTGCGTGCCCCACAGGCTGCACGAACTGCTGCTCGACAGGCTGCTCATCGCGCACTGCGACCTGCGAGCTTTGCTGGGAGTCGTCGAGCCATCGGTGCTGACGCGGCTGCGCGTCACCAGG ATTCGGTGCACGTGCCAGGCGGAGAGAAACGTCGGCAGTGGCCTGCGTCCAGGACTGGGCGAGGCGTGCGCGACGCAGAGCGATCAGGACGTGGAGCGGCTGGCGATACTTCTTGCCCAGGCCAAATTCCTGCAAGAGCTGGACACCGACATGCCAGTCAACGTGAGGCGTCTGTCGACGTCCGGTCCGTACGAGGCCCTGAAGCTACTCCGCCTGGTGCGGTTTGTGTCGCCGTCGAGCCCCGGGGCGCGCCCGATGTTTTGCCGATACTTCCTGTCGAAGAACGAGTTAACCTCGCTGCTCCAGCAGATGCCCGCGCTGCGCGAGCTGCGCTGTGACGCGTCGCAAGCCATAGGTTGGCTGGAAGAGGCCGAGATGGAGTTGCTCGCGCGTCTGGAAGTAGTCCACCTGCTGCACGAAGTGGCCGGGGCGAAGACCTCCAGGGAGGAGCCCTTTGCGCCCGGCGCGCAGTTTCTTGTCGCGCACTGCCCCAACGTAAGAGAG ACGCTGGCGGACGCTTGTCCGGCACTGGAATCGCTGGTAGCGCGGTGCTTCCTCCGACGGATCAACCAGGCGCTGGTTCCCCGCACACGCCCTTCAACACGTGCCACCATCAGGCCTCTGTCCTCGCTGGTGGAGGTCGAACTGGTCACCCTGAGGGACGCCGCAGCGCTGATGCCGCTATGCCCCGAGCTGCGCACCATCACGCTTACGCTGCCGCACATGGATCCCGCCGACGCGCAGCAGCTGGCCGACATGTGCGATCGCTGCCCGAAACTCGAGCGCATCACGCTCAACCTGATGGGCTCCTACTCACACCGCACGGTTGTCCACTTCCTGCAACGCGTGGCACGCGTGCCACAG GTACAAGTCTTCGTCGTGAAAACGCCAGACGTGTATGCAGAACACAACAATGCGGGTGCTGCCAACCAAAGTCTATGA
- the LOC142807379 gene encoding uncharacterized protein LOC142807379 isoform X1, which produces MRGLRRLSGLELRQLADRVVGQSPMRQVAWCDLAPLCVPHRLHELLLDRLLIAHCDLRALLGVVEPSVLTRLRVTRIRCTCQAERNVGSGLRPGLGEACATQSDQDVERLAILLAQAKFLQELDTDMPVNVRRLSTSGPYEALKLLRLVRFVSPSSPGARPMFCRYFLSKNELTSLLQQMPALRELRCDASQAIGWLEEAEMELLARLEVVHLLHEVAGAKTSREEPFAPGAQFLVAHCPNVRELVFRVARPGDLRPLCALRHLERLCLCYGGRGGRAFLDESLLDALGDTATNLRHLDLPTEAHLRPQVDAGGRLSGTGIAGSAVLPPTDQPGAGSPHTPFNTCHHQASVLAGGGRTGHPEGRRSADAAMPRAAHHHAYAAAHGSRRRAAAGRHVRSLPETRAHHAQPDGLLLTPHGCPLPATRGTRATGTSLRRENARRVCRTQQCGCCQPKSMKTMHRYYSYALMGNYVLLGIFMRMINIRLPHW; this is translated from the exons ATGCGCGGGCTGCGGCGCTTATCGGGTCTGGAGCTTCGGCAGTTGGCCGACAGGGTGGTCGGCCAGTCTCCCATGCGCCAGGTGGCATGGTGCGACCTGGCGCCCCTCTGCGTGCCCCACAGGCTGCACGAACTGCTGCTCGACAGGCTGCTCATCGCGCACTGCGACCTGCGAGCTTTGCTGGGAGTCGTCGAGCCATCGGTGCTGACGCGGCTGCGCGTCACCAGG ATTCGGTGCACGTGCCAGGCGGAGAGAAACGTCGGCAGTGGCCTGCGTCCAGGACTGGGCGAGGCGTGCGCGACGCAGAGCGATCAGGACGTGGAGCGGCTGGCGATACTTCTTGCCCAGGCCAAATTCCTGCAAGAGCTGGACACCGACATGCCAGTCAACGTGAGGCGTCTGTCGACGTCCGGTCCGTACGAGGCCCTGAAGCTACTCCGCCTGGTGCGGTTTGTGTCGCCGTCGAGCCCCGGGGCGCGCCCGATGTTTTGCCGATACTTCCTGTCGAAGAACGAGTTAACCTCGCTGCTCCAGCAGATGCCCGCGCTGCGCGAGCTGCGCTGTGACGCGTCGCAAGCCATAGGTTGGCTGGAAGAGGCCGAGATGGAGTTGCTCGCGCGTCTGGAAGTAGTCCACCTGCTGCACGAAGTGGCCGGGGCGAAGACCTCCAGGGAGGAGCCCTTTGCGCCCGGCGCGCAGTTTCTTGTCGCGCACTGCCCCAACGTAAGAGAG CTTGTATTTCGTGTGGCCAGACCAGGCGACCTCCGTCCCTTGTGCGCACTGCGGCATCTCGAACGTTTGTGCTTGTGCTACGGTGGCCGAGGTGGGCGCGCCTTCTTGGACGAGTCCCTGCTTGATGCGCTGGGTGACACCGCGACCAACCTGCGTCACTTGGACCTGCCCACCGAGGCGCACTTACGACCTCAAGTAG ACGCTGGCGGACGCTTGTCCGGCACTGGAATCGCTGGTAGCGCGGTGCTTCCTCCGACGGATCAACCAGGCGCTGGTTCCCCGCACACGCCCTTCAACACGTGCCACCATCAGGCCTCTGTCCTCGCTGGTGGAGGTCGAACTGGTCACCCTGAGGGACGCCGCAGCGCTGATGCCGCTATGCCCCGAGCTGCGCACCATCACGCTTACGCTGCCGCACATGGATCCCGCCGACGCGCAGCAGCTGGCCGACATGTGCGATCGCTGCCCGAAACTCGAGCGCATCACGCTCAACCTGATGGGCTCCTACTCACACCGCACGGTTGTCCACTTCCTGCAACGCGTGGCACGCGTGCCACAG GTACAAGTCTTCGTCGTGAAAACGCCAGACGTGTATGCAGAACACAACAATGCGGGTGCTGCCAACCAAAGTCTATGAAGACGATGCACCGCTATTACAGCTATGCTTTGATGGGCAACTACGTGCTATTAGGAATATTTATGCGGATGATCAATATACGTTTACCACATTGGTAA